One window of the Lytechinus variegatus isolate NC3 chromosome 3, Lvar_3.0, whole genome shotgun sequence genome contains the following:
- the LOC121412283 gene encoding extracellular calcium-sensing receptor-like, whose product MAYRSVHLLLVVGICGNVLLESSVAQPTTPIPTDVRVKLCGLFSIHFRVDIDDMSWTEGPARERCDGYHMLSYLRARAMTYAIDEINHNTDILRHIHLDYDIRDICNWKSSALRAASQCLGLEYDEEAITLNSDPAITNQSALLFVGPDTSESAETVADYAQNFGVPIISYSATSALLSDRTKYRTFFRTVPSDIHQAAAVAELIASFGWNWVGLIALDNSYGRSIAVDFRARAARLGLCIALDLLVSREVDDEGMQRLVDAIEQNPVLEVMVAFTYTKTLTSILEKAEIRLPGKSEYMLKIHASTIMNTYMPIDYVV is encoded by the exons ATGGCATATAGATCTGTGCACTTGTTGCTGGTGGTGGGGATATGTGGTAACGTACTTCTGGAATCTTCAGTAGCCCAACCAACCACCCCAATTCCAACTGATGTAAGGGTCAAGCTATGTGGActattttccattcattttcgTGTAGACATTGATGACATGAGTTGGACGGAAGGTCCAGCCCGTGAGCGTTGTGATGGTTACCATATGCTTTCCTACCTTCGTGCTCGGGCAATGACTTATGCCATTGATGAGATCAACCACAATACTGACATCTTGAGACACATCCACCTGGACTATGACATTAGGGATATCTGCAACTGGAAGAGTTCTGCACTTCGTGCTGCTTCTCAATGCCTTGGCTTGGAGTACGACGAGGAAGCGATCACCCTCAATTCAGATCCAGCCATAACCAACCAATCTGCCTTGCTCTTTGTTGGACCCGATACGTCAGAAAGTGCAGAAACGGTGGCTGACTACGCTCAGAACTTTGGTGTCCCCATAATCAGCTATTCTGCTACCAGCGCCTTGCTCAGTGATCGGACCAAGTACAGGACGTTCTTCAGAACTGTGCCTTCGGACATTCATCAAGCAGCTGCTGTTGCTGAACTCATCGCGAGTTTTGGATGGAACTGGGTAGGACTCATCGCCCTGGATAATAGCTACGGAAGGTCCATTGCAGTGGATTTTCGTGCCAGAGCTGCTAGACTTGGTTTATGTATCGCTCTGGATCTGTTGGTCTCTCGAGAAGTTGACGATGAAG GTATGCAAAGACTCGTGGATGCGATCGAACAGAATCCAGTATTAGAGGTGATGGTAGCTTTCACCTATACCAAAACTCTTACATCAATCTTGGAAAAGGCCGAGATACGACTTCCGGGTAAAAGTGAGTATATGTTGAAGATTCACGCTTCCACAATTATGAACACTTATATGCCTATAGATTATGTGGTATAG